Proteins encoded by one window of Rutidosis leptorrhynchoides isolate AG116_Rl617_1_P2 chromosome 7, CSIRO_AGI_Rlap_v1, whole genome shotgun sequence:
- the LOC139859497 gene encoding uncharacterized protein, whose amino-acid sequence MENTTKPQLRSTSVPSRLSPSCSQIEMNHNKLRTLQPIYSSTSIHNRIACLIDLYIWINEVTNASQIQQVKLQCGNRSLIEDALVGSIKLLDSHSELVELLAQMKDHVRTLQFSLRRKGVTRETHILDYILSQKKLKKNIMECIRSLDKMERGIDQSCLVDNEDCYFSMMIRFLRDIAIATISVFRAIFVFMLGKSKVEKRSSLVAKFMPTGRVSCEQNQEIVSDVNIIDITLCSLKTNLKKNENKTDYVQIVTESLQNLDVQIEGYEVGMDHVYRKLIQTRVSLLNILAN is encoded by the coding sequence ATGGAAAACACAACAAAACCTCAACTTAGATCAACAAGTGTGCCTTCAAGGCTATCTCCATCTTGTTCTCAAATTGAAATGAATCACAATAAGCTTAGAACCCTTCAACCTATTTATTCATCGACTAGTATTCATAACCGTATAGCATGTCTAATTGACTTGTATATCTGGATCAATGAAGTTACTAATGCGTCTCAAATCCAACAAGTTAAACTTCAATGCGGAAATAGATCCCTCATTGAAGACGCACTTGTTGGATCAATTAAGTTATTGGATTCGCATAGCGAGCTCGTGGAGTTGCTTGCTCAAATGAAAGATCATGTTCGGACGCTTCAATTTTCATTAAGAAGAAAAGGAGTAACAAGAGAGACTCACATTTTGGATTATATTTTGTCCCAAAAGAAACTTAAGAAGAATATTATGGAGTGCATTAGATCATTAGATAAAATGGAAAGGGGAATTGATCAATCATGTCTTGTAGATAATGAAGATTGTTATTTTTCGATGATGATTAGATTTCTAAGAGATATTGCCATTGCAACAATTTCAGTTTTTCGAGCTATTTTTGTTTTTATGTTGGGTAAATCGAAAGTGGAAAAGAGGTCTTCGTTGGTTGCGAAGTTCATGCCAACGGGTAGAGTAAGTTGTGAACAAAATCAAGAGATTGTAAGTGATGTTAATATCATAGATATTACTCTGTGTTCGTTAAAGACAAATCTAAAGAAGAATGAGAACAAGACAGATTATGTACAAATCGTGACCGAGAGTTTACAAAATCTTGATGTTCAGATTGAGGGTTACGAGGTTGGGATGGATCATGTTTATCGGAAGTTAATTCAAACCCGAGTTTCACTTCTTAACATTTTAGCCAACTAG